A single Lactuca sativa cultivar Salinas chromosome 8, Lsat_Salinas_v11, whole genome shotgun sequence DNA region contains:
- the LOC111918383 gene encoding profilin isoform X1, translating to MKRTIERTLLSNQAFQSSIPQTNRRIVARSRKNLKMSWQSYVDDHLMCDIEGTGHHLISAAIIGADGSVWAKSSAFPQLKPEEVTAIGKDFDEPGHLAPTGLFIAGTKYMVIQGEPGAVIRGKKGAGGICIKKTGQAMVFGLYDEPVAPGQCNKVVEGLGDYLVEQGL from the exons ATGAAACGAACGATAGAGAGAACATTGCTCTCCAATCAAGC CTTTCAATCGTCAATTCCACAAACAAATCGAAGAATCGTAGCACGCAGTCGAAAGAACTTGAAAATGTCGTGGCAATCATATGTGGATGATCATTTGATGTGTGATATCGAAGGTACTGGTCACCATCTCATCTCCGCAGCCATCATTGGTGCCGACGGTAGTGTTTGGGCTAAGAGCTCTGCTTTCCCCCAG TTGAAGCCTGAGGAGGTGACTGCTATTGGGAAAGATTTCGATGAACCAGGTCACCTTGCTCCAACAGGTCTATTCATTGCGGGCACAAAGTACATGGTGATCCAGGGGGAGCCTGGAGCAGTCATCCGTGGAAAGAAG GGAGCTGGAGGCATATGCATCAAGAAAACTGGTCAAGCAATGGTGTTTGGGCTGTATGATGAGCCTGTGGCTCCTGGACAATGCAACAAGGTTGTTGAGGGGCTTGGAGATTATCTCGTTGAACAAGGCCTCTAG
- the LOC111918383 gene encoding profilin isoform X2 has protein sequence MAAIQWTFQSSIPQTNRRIVARSRKNLKMSWQSYVDDHLMCDIEGTGHHLISAAIIGADGSVWAKSSAFPQLKPEEVTAIGKDFDEPGHLAPTGLFIAGTKYMVIQGEPGAVIRGKKGAGGICIKKTGQAMVFGLYDEPVAPGQCNKVVEGLGDYLVEQGL, from the exons ATGGCGGCGATTCAATGGAC CTTTCAATCGTCAATTCCACAAACAAATCGAAGAATCGTAGCACGCAGTCGAAAGAACTTGAAAATGTCGTGGCAATCATATGTGGATGATCATTTGATGTGTGATATCGAAGGTACTGGTCACCATCTCATCTCCGCAGCCATCATTGGTGCCGACGGTAGTGTTTGGGCTAAGAGCTCTGCTTTCCCCCAG TTGAAGCCTGAGGAGGTGACTGCTATTGGGAAAGATTTCGATGAACCAGGTCACCTTGCTCCAACAGGTCTATTCATTGCGGGCACAAAGTACATGGTGATCCAGGGGGAGCCTGGAGCAGTCATCCGTGGAAAGAAG GGAGCTGGAGGCATATGCATCAAGAAAACTGGTCAAGCAATGGTGTTTGGGCTGTATGATGAGCCTGTGGCTCCTGGACAATGCAACAAGGTTGTTGAGGGGCTTGGAGATTATCTCGTTGAACAAGGCCTCTAG
- the LOC111918383 gene encoding profilin isoform X3, producing the protein MSWQSYVDDHLMCDIEGTGHHLISAAIIGADGSVWAKSSAFPQLKPEEVTAIGKDFDEPGHLAPTGLFIAGTKYMVIQGEPGAVIRGKKGAGGICIKKTGQAMVFGLYDEPVAPGQCNKVVEGLGDYLVEQGL; encoded by the exons ATGTCGTGGCAATCATATGTGGATGATCATTTGATGTGTGATATCGAAGGTACTGGTCACCATCTCATCTCCGCAGCCATCATTGGTGCCGACGGTAGTGTTTGGGCTAAGAGCTCTGCTTTCCCCCAG TTGAAGCCTGAGGAGGTGACTGCTATTGGGAAAGATTTCGATGAACCAGGTCACCTTGCTCCAACAGGTCTATTCATTGCGGGCACAAAGTACATGGTGATCCAGGGGGAGCCTGGAGCAGTCATCCGTGGAAAGAAG GGAGCTGGAGGCATATGCATCAAGAAAACTGGTCAAGCAATGGTGTTTGGGCTGTATGATGAGCCTGTGGCTCCTGGACAATGCAACAAGGTTGTTGAGGGGCTTGGAGATTATCTCGTTGAACAAGGCCTCTAG